A window of Amyelois transitella isolate CPQ chromosome 30, ilAmyTran1.1, whole genome shotgun sequence contains these coding sequences:
- the LOC106136545 gene encoding peroxisomal biogenesis factor 19: protein MSDNKEVAKKDVDPELDDLLDSALQDMTKKETPEEPKPEGSGEVTQNLWSEEFIKEAAAQFESNMAAILGSFNGVPEDQISQEQIAQTFSKMAEAAAQVLKPSGAEADAASADPNAQEKIDEVSAAISQTLQNLNTNTESLQTPFSDQDLANMFGNFNLSEGGQDGNMFVPFMQGMMQSLLSKEVLYPSLKELVDKYPAWLRDNKGKIDQSEYDRFEQQQELMKQVCAELEPEQDSDSEEVKRSRFERVLNMMQRMQDLGQPPTELVGDIGAPPQGFAPPVGQDASQCAVM from the exons ATGTCTGACAACAAAGAAGTGGCTAAAAAGGATGTTGATCCCGAATTGGATGACTTATTAGACA GTGCCCTCCAAGACATGACGAAAAAGGAGACACCAGAGGAACCGAAGCCCGAGGGCTCTGGCGAGGTGACGCAGAACCTGTGGAGCGAGGAGTTCATCAAGGAGGCAGCCGCACAATTTGAGAGCAACATGGCTGCTATACTAGGCAGTTTTAATGGTGTCCCAG AAGACCAAATATCGCAAGAGCAGATAGCTCAGACCTTTTCTAAAATGGCAG AGGCGGCCGCACAAGTCCTAAAGCCGTCGGGGGCGGAGGCCGACGCGGCCAGCGCCGACCCCAACGCGCAGGAGAAAATTGACGAG GTATCAGCGGCCATATCCCAAACGCTACAGAACTTGAACACCAACACGGAGTCGCTGCAGACACCGTTCTCGGACCAGGACCTGGCCAACATGTTTGGCAACTTCAATCTGTCTGAAGGCGGACAG GACGGCAACATGTTCGTCCCGTTCATGCAAGGCATGATGCAGTCActcctctccaaagaggtTCTGTACCCCTCGCTGAAGGAGCTAGTGGACAAGTACCCCGCCTGGCTCCGGGACAACAAGGGGAAGATCGACCAGAGCGAGTATGACAG ATTCGAACAACAACAAGAGCTGATGAAGCAGGTGTGCGCCGAGTTGGAGCCGGAACAGGACTCGGACTCGGAGGAAGTCAAGCGGAGTCGCTTCGAGAGAGTTCTCAACATGATGCAGAGG ATGCAAGACCTAGGGCAGCCTCCGACAGAATTAGTGGGCGACATCGGCGCCCCGCCGCAGGGCTTCGCCCCGCCTGTCGGGCAGGACGCCTCACAGTGTGCCGTCATGTAG
- the LOC106136558 gene encoding codanin-1 → MPETIIESVLNGKIDTALLIKWLNCDAKEDTPEDCVLLCCNRSEFVAHFLTYLRNQTDSVIRTNSNAAQLLQHQSTPEKMLNSRRKHRRSISDPTSDDRTMDSLTVKTDRQRSHESPSKDKKRTGRRVKTKLFTEEKLSKEQSVSSDDSRLSIGVERVMISSTPMKNSKDYPNLPLTSPVTPNRSFKEFERCDTPRLNHRHSRSHEKSCLGDYLASAQKSSKKKKGKNTSNEDADVKTELDLSNSEMFPEIGVRKSSSLRSDRRRIKPTNIDRSTSQKSFSLNSFNSECFQQPSPLALEDNIAFKPQNVPTKEVSSSFDAERSILKQERHKLMEKFNILNTSSTQKSVKTPQINVIQNNSFDNINYIKSDSSKVVLKEKIDILIDIYDVLLKNNLILSVITELYFLISIILSKQNEIDYEDAELNLSKDNLDYLLKSIHNSTYFAVKSLWNQRVILEVILDRNSLKILGENKKVRSFYPDLAKFLLNSYGLKCEAEKAQGKKCILDMRPSNGVICFNFETDNIDNFPTALSFQSFKKQRDMFYELLRWYQDCQSTGSSRNTFRARLKPLMAASCHAANHQHLAALFVKQMLAGLPHNTQESRLSKLHVRLTRADAPAPRRPHFAHAHHFYKEFIMNTDNESFRVHLRHTLASEIVTLDSTQLVEGSNTDMCREYFHLVKKLSLLAKFLGYLTSLPYSLNIDAKVGRTVLTEQPFDTPKEKVLENDLALRNYSQPCLDLQGLLRNAQENSRLCITLPWLVHYLSMLDYTSLRIKYYQQIIKTIFSIYSNLKFESKYKKNTLIFLKSILGWLFDLPHFPVEIFYEKFEFRTVYSSDVNVDSYDIIDESVLFELCPYLRDVNVLLSTCKVGQEQKESFRHITPVSLSFNPEDRIRNKEKELQNRLEEELLKSQPASTRRVLELVSERVTSLCVRELSAKLLCEARDKARAHAATVVRTHNGDTNLLQTLQSLYSTHVEQLRSRTLQSAEQLVRCRTAAALRALLPHAAPPILALAARGCLSRLQKWINDNWNTTAILCKDVEAEMKTLLVIGEPSPSAAPRKAVEALLAPAVVFYAANVSPAACIINLKEQICLLLDDEPAGELPAILASCAAACARRNVFARDSSRRALLRLSVELGLVVVSKKPSEITETFLNQLHNIWNTCCPDRKRTQSQDLSIPERREDISPEFRNFEDDDRVQTPVSDEENQNNPVEGKILVLEGNLAQIEGKTLQNEGGTLQNEGRTLQNEGGTVQNEGRTLQNEGKTLQHEGGTLQNEGNSMQLEANSVNDSKSVDNIAEDNNNEMLEYFERILCPRNIALLSASKCKSSDVWESLATVLVFLLRNDYLSEDSLTEQCLAVYRQDWPQNILESLSTCMRSVSSRWSRCSTGKFTLFLDFLAEYCGDMDYEPAMDDDV, encoded by the exons atgccTGAAACAATTATAGAAAGTGTCCTTAATGGTAAAATTGATACCGCCCTCCTTATAAAGTGGCTAAATTGTGATGCAAAAGAG GATACTCCTGAAGATTGTGTGTTGCTGTGTTGTAATAGAAGTGAATTTGTGGCCCATTTTTTGACGTATTTGAGGAATCAGACGGACAG CGTAATCCGGACGAACAGCAATGCAGCGCAACTGCTGCAACACCAGAGCACTCCGGAGAAGATGCTCAACTCCCGCAGGAAGCACCGGCGCTCCATCAGCGACCCCACCAGCGACGACCGCACCATGGACAGCCTCACTGTCAAAACTGACAGGCAAAGAAGCCACGAGTCTCCCAGCAAAGACAAGAAACGCACCGGAAGAAGAGTTAAAACTAAGTTGTTCACTGAAGAAAAGCTGTCTAAAGAGCAATCGGTCTCGTCTGATGACTCAAGGTTGAGCATCGGAGTGGAGAGAGTCATGATATCCAGTACACCGATGAAGAATAGCAAGGATTACCCGAATTTGCCTCTGACGAGCCCGGTCACTCCAAACAGGAGTTTCAAAGAGTTCGAACGGTGCGATACGCCAAGATTGAACCATAGACATTCTAGATCACACGAGAAAAGCTGCCTAGGTGACTACCTAGCGTCTGCACAGAAGAGTTCCAAAAAGAAGAAAGGGAAGAACACTTCAAATGAGGATGCGGATGTGAAAACTGAATTGGATCTGAGCAATTCTGAGATGTTTCCAGAAATCGGAGTCAGGAAGTCCAGTTCTTTGCGTTCCGACAGGCGGAGGATCAAACCGACTAATATTGACCGTAGTACGTCACAAAAAAGCTTTTCGCTAAATAGTTTCAACTCGGAATGCTTCCAGCAGCCGTCGCCGCTAGCGTTAGAAGATAATATAGCATTTAAACCGCAGAATGTGCCGACAAAAGAAGTTTCGAGCAGTTTCGACGCTGAGCGAAGCATTTTGAAACAGGAGAGGCACAAATTGATGGAGAAATTCAACATTTTGAACACATCTTCGACTCAGAAGAGCGTAAAAACACCACAGATTAATGTGATACAGAATAATTCTTTCGACAATATTAACTATATCAAATCAGACTCGAGCAAAGTTgttttaaaagagaaaatcGATATACTAATCGATATTTACGATGTTCTATtgaagaataatttaattcttagCGTGATAACGGAATTGTACTTTTTGATATCGATAATACTGTCCAAACAGAACGAAATCGATTACGAAGATGCTGAATTGAATTTGAGTAAAGATAATTTGGATTACttattgaaatcgattcaTAACAGCACTTATTTCGCTGTGAAGTCATTGTGGAATCAGCGGGTTATATTAGAGGTGATATTGGACAGGAATTCTTTGAAAATACTCGGTGAGAACAAGAAGGTTAGGTCGTTCTATCCGGACTTAGCCAAGTTCTTACTTAATTCTTACGGACTGAAGTGTGAAGCGGAGAAGGCACAAGGAAAGAAGTGTATTCTGGATATGAGGCCGTCCAACGGAGTGATATGTTTCAACTTTGAGACGgataatattgataatttcCCGACAGCGCTTAGCTTCCAAAGTTTTAAGAAGCAGAGAGACATGTTTTATGAATTGCTCAG ATGGTACCAAGACTGCCAGTCCACCGGCTCGTCCCGCAACACGTTCCGAGCTCGGCTCAAGCCGCTGATGGCGGCGAGTTGTCACGCGGCCAACCATCAGCATCTCGCCGCACTATTTGTGAAGCAAATGTTGGCGGGACTGCCGCACAATACGCAG GAGAGCCGGCTGAGCAAGCTGCACGTGCGGCTGACGCGCGCCgacgcgcccgcgccgcgccgcccgcaCTTCGCGCACGCGCACCACTTCTACAA AGAATTCATAATGAATACGGACAACGAATCGTTTCGAGTACACTTGAGGCACACCTTGGCATCCGAGATTGTCACTTTGGACTCTACGCAGTTGGTGGAAGGTT CTAACACGGACATGTGCCGGGAGTACTTCCACCTGGTCAAGAAGCTGTCTCTGCTGGCCAAGTTTCTGGGCTACCTGACCTCGTTGCCGTACTCGCTCAATATTGACGCGAAAGTGGGACGTACCGTATTGACGGAACAGCCGTTCGACACGCCCAAAGAGAAGGTCCTGGAGAACGATTTAGCGCTGAGGAATTAT AGCCAACCGTGCCTAGACCTCCAAGGTCTACTCAGAAACGCGCAAGAAAACTCCCGCCTTTGCATAACCTTACCTTGGCTTGTACACTACCTGTCTATGCTAGATTACACGtcattgagaatcaaatactaccaacaaataataaaaacaatattctcaatctattcaaatttgaaattcgaatccaaatacaaaaagaacacgttgatatttttgaaatcaaTACTCGGCTGGTTGTTCGATTTGCCGCATTTTCCTGTCGAAATTTTCTatgaaaagtttgaatttagaaCTGTTTATAGTAGTGATGTGAACGTGGATTCTTATGATATTATCGATGAGAGTGTTTTGTTCGAGCTGTGCCCGTACCTTAGGGATGTGAACGTGCTGTTATCGACATGTAAGGTGGGGCAGGAGCAAAAAGAGAGCTTTAGACACATAACGCCAGTTAGTTTGAGTTTTAATCCTGAAGATCGGATCAGGAATAAGGAGAAGGAATTGCag AACCGTCTAGAAGAAGAGCTACTGAAAAGTCAACCGGCCTCGACTCGGCGCGTTCTGGAGTTGGTGTCCGAGCGAGTGACGTCGCTCTGCGTGCGGGAACTCTCCGCCAAGCTCTTGTGCGAAGCCCGAGACAAGGCAAGAGCGCACGCCGCCACTGTGGTCAGAACTCATAACGGAGATACG AACCTTCTGCAGACTTTGCAGTCGCTGTACTCCACTCACGTGGAGCAGCTCAGATCGCGCACACTACAATCGGCTGAGCAGTTAGTTCGCTGTCGCACGGCGGCCGCCCTGCGAGCCTTGTTGCCGCACGCGGCGCCGCCTATCCTCGCGCTGGCCGCCAGGGGCTGCCTCAGCCGGCTGCAGAAGTGGATCAATGACAATTGGAATACAACTG CTATTCTTTGCAAAGACGTAGAAGCTGAAATGAAAACGCTCCTAGTAATAGGCGAGCCGTCCCCCAGCGCCGCCCCGCGGAAGGCCGTGGAAGCTCTGCTCGCTCCCGCGGTCGTGTTCTACGCGGCCAACGTCAGCCCCGCCGCTTGCATCATCAACTTGAAG GAACAAATCTGCCTTCTCCTGGACGACGAGCCGGCCGGCGAGCTGCCCGCCATCTTGGCGTCGTGCGCGGCGGCCTGCGCGCGCCGCAACGTGTTCGCGCGCGACTCCTCGCGCCGCGCGCTGCTGCGGCTCAGCGTCGAGCTGGGGCTCGTCGTGG TGAGCAAGAAACCCTCAGAAATAACCGAGACGTTCCTCAACCAACTGCACAATATCTGGAACACGTGTTGCCCGGACCGCAAGCGGACCCAATCGCAAGATCTGTCCATCCCTGAGAGAAGGGAGGATATCTCGCCGGAATTCCGCAACTTCGAAGACGACGATCGAGTTCAAACTCCTGTATCTGACGAGGAGAACCAGAATAATCCTGTCGAAGGCAAGATATTAGTACTAGAAGGCAATTTGGCACAGATTGAAGGCAAAACGTTACAAAATGAAGGCGGAACATTACAAAATGAAGGCAGAACATTACAAAATGAAGGCGGAACAGTACAAAATGAAGGCAGAACATTACAAAATGAAGGCAAAACATTACAACATGAAGGCGGAACATTACAAAATGAAGGCAATTCAATGCAATTAGAAGCGAACAGTGTGAACGACAGCAAAAGTGTTGATAATATAGCGGAAGACAATAACAATGAAATGTTAGAGTACTTTGAGAGAATTTTGTGTCCGAGGAACATAGCTTTGTTGAGTGCGTCCAAGTGTAAATCGAGTGATGTTTGGGAGTCATTGGCCACGGTGTTAGTGTTTCTGTTGAGGAATGACTATCTGAGTGAAGACTCGCTGACAGAGCAGTGCTTAGCTGTTTACAGGCAGGACTGGCCGCAG AATATATTGGAAAGTCTATCGACATGCATGAGGTCGGTCTCCTCCCGTTGGTCTAGATGTTCCACCGGAAAGTTCACGCTGTTCCTGGACTTCTTGGCGGAGTACTGCGGCGATATGGACTACGAGCCTGCTATGGACGACGAtgtgtag